A window of Euwallacea fornicatus isolate EFF26 chromosome 13, ASM4011564v1, whole genome shotgun sequence contains these coding sequences:
- the LOC136342806 gene encoding uncharacterized protein codes for MTQNRKRTRSFQDETEFMPLSKRINNLHINNMLTDPNAHMGPNPPWGQLNGQSLPLPESPSGSEQSIEWNYSPQSQYCPDLNESQNPHYFNINKLLYEMYVERMSRGCHQI; via the exons ATGACTCAAAATAG GAAACGTACTCGCAGCTTTCAGGACGAAACAGAGTTCATGCCTCTGTCGAAAAGAATTAACAACCTCCATATAAATAACATGCTCACAGACCCAAACGCTCACATGGGCCCCAATCCTCCATGGGGCCAGCTTAATGGCCAATCTCTTCCCCTTCCTGAATCACCCAGTGGCTCTGAGCAAAGCATTGAGTGGAACTACAGCCCCCAATCTCAGTATTGTCCTGATCTCAATGAATCTCAAAATCCTcattatttcaatataaacaaattattgtaTGAAATGTATGTTGAGAGGATGAGTCGAGGGTGTCACCAAATATAA
- the Art4 gene encoding histone-arginine methyltransferase CARMER produces the protein MAPRIWEVLVYSVNEENLSVPKYNRKVKLRADYDPQGLSISLLEMDEVTELLEFPIDAYTECCKVGFKSYLFTIDNETLLVKFNYKEEAREFSLAITKIKSGKDASVFSVRTEDSSATQYFQFYGYLSQQQNMLQDFVRTYTYQRAILSNLDDFKDKVVLDVGAGSGILSFFAAQAGAKRIYAVEASTMAHYAQKLVDTNNYSNIIKVLPGKIEEVELPEKVDIIISEPMGYMLYNERMLESYLNAKRWLVPGGKMYPTRGDLHVVPFTDDALYMEQYSKANFWFQTCFHGVNLAAIQNYAVKEYFRQPIVDTFDVRICMSKSVRHVVDFLEADETDLHQIDIPLEFHILESGTCHGLAFWFDVAFIGSQQTIWLSTAPTEPLTHWYQVRCLLEQPLLLKQGQVLTGSVMLVANKRQSYDVTIELTVEGTAQTSRNTLDLKNPYFRYTGAPVQPPPGVSSVSPSETYWSQLDAQGVRNAVNMVNGMSVNGLGEVSMDTTQTLINNNLMANNLIALVDPAHMDQAAPNIHPGCIPSTGRGRVAASPTSTHTAQLIGGAISPSLFTSPAGAPQQPLVMTNYPVAQNLMIGDYVKPGNGVVSAVYRQ, from the exons ATGGCCCCGCGAATCTGGGAAGTTTTGGTGTATTCGGTAAACGAAGAGAACCTTTCAGTCCCCAAATATAATAGGAAAGTGAAACTGAGGGCGGATTATGACCCTCAAGGGTTAAGCATAAGCCTCCTGGAAATGGACGAAGTCACAGAACTCCTAGAATTTCCTATAGACGCATACACTGAATGTTGCAAAGTGGGATTCAAATCCTATTTGTTTACTATTGACAATGAAACTTTactagttaaatttaattacaaagaAGAAGCCAGGGAGTTTTCCTTAGCGATTACGAAAATCAAGTCCGGAAAGGATGCCTCAGTGTTCTCAGTAAGAACTGAGGACTCATCTGCAACACagtattttcagttttacgGTTATTTATCCCAACAACAAAACATGTTACAAGACTTTGTAAGGACTTACACGTATCAGAGAGCAATATTAAGTAATTTAGATGATTTTAAAGACAAAGTAGTATTAGATGTAGGTGCGGGCTCTGGTATTTTATCCTTTTTTGCTGCTCAAGCAGGTGCTAAACGTATTTATGCTGTTGAAGCCTCCACGATGGCTCACTATGCCCAGAAGCTAGTTGATACCaataattattctaatattattaaagtaTTACCAG GTAAAATAGAGGAAGTGGAGCTTCCAGAAAAAGTAGATATAATAATCTCTGAACCGATGGGATACATGTTGTACAACGAACGAATGTTAGAATCATACCTCAACGCCAAACGGTGGCTAGTTCCAGGGGGTAAAATGTACCCCACAAGAGGCGATTTGCATGTGGTCCCCTTCACGGATGACGCCCTTTATATGGAGCAGTACAGCAAAGCCAATTTCTGGTTTCAAACCTGTTTTCACGGCGTTAATTTGGCGGCTATACAAAATTACGCTGTAAAGGAATATTTTAg GCAACCAATAGTAGATACTTTCGACGTGAGAATTTGCATGAGCAAAAGCGTTAGGCATGTAGTGGATTTTCTGGAAGCAGACGAGACAGATTTACACCAAATAGATATTCCTCTGGAGTTTCATATATTAGAGTCAGGCACTTGCCATGGACTAGCGTTTTGGTTCGATGTAGCTTTTATCGGTTCTCAACAAACTATTTGGCTCAGTACCGCCCCAACTGAACCTCTTACTCACTG GTATCAAGTACGTTGCCTATTAGAGCAGCCCTTACTGTTAAAGCAGGGACAAGTTTTAACAGGATCTGTGATGTTGGTAGCAAATAAAAGACAAAGTTATGACGTAACCATAGAGTTGACAGTAGAAGGGACTGCACAAACTTCAAGGAATACACTGGACCTTAAAAATCCTTATTTTAGGTACACTGGGGCTCCTGTACAGCCTCCTCCAG GCGTTTCAAGTGTGTCTCCCAGCGAAACCTACTGGAGTCAGTTGGACGCCCAAGGGGTGCGTAATGCTGTAAACATGGTCAATGGCATGTCAGTGAACGGTCTTGGAGAGGTTTCCATGGACACAACCCAGACTTTAATCAACAATAATCTAATGGCTAATAATCTTATAGCTTTAGTGGACCCTGCCCACATGGATCAGGCTGCGCCTAATATCCATCCAGGATGTATTCCAAGCACAGGCAGAG GTCGAGTAGCAGCCAGTCCCACATCAACTCATACAGCTCAGTTGATAGGAGGAGCAATCTCTCCTTCGTTGTTCACTTCGCCGGCCGGAGCCCCTCAGCAGCCTCTCGTAATGACGAATTACCCAGTGGCCCAAAACCTGATGATTGGCGACTACGTGAAGCCGGGCAATGGCGTCGTATCCGCGGTTTACAGGCAGTAG
- the LOC136343109 gene encoding uridine 5'-monophosphate synthase-like isoform X1: protein MSDHLDLKAFAVKLFNINAVKFGEFKTKLGFATPIYIDLRILISYPDITKTLANLLLEKMKGIDVDVLCGVPYTALPVATAISLQTSIPMVMRRQEQKCHGSQKLIEGVFHTGDRCVIVEDVVNSGSSILEMVKDLQDEGLKCKDAIIFLNREQGGANLLQNQGITMHALLTLSQLVEYLFEAKCIDEAMVQTVAHYINDNQVTRATMTKIPNRVKMSFLERASLAKNPVASKLFQIMATKQTTLCLAADLTDSTKILNLAEQVGPYICVLKTHIDIIEDFNENFLKPLKEIAQRHNFILFEDRKFADIGNTVALQYSKGLYKISSWAGLVTVHSLFGKGVLDAIQGIESAKETGVFLLAETSASESLITDTYTKATLELASEFPDLVAGIVCQNQLFLDHPGMIQLTPGVKVGDKGDTLGQRYNSPEYVVVEKGADIAVVGRGITEAKDPVVAAKNYRDLLWQSYIKRMEC from the exons ATGTCTGACCACCTAGACCTAAAAGCTTTTGCagtgaaattatttaacattaatGCTGTTAAATTCGGTGAATTTAAAACCAAGTTGGGGTTTGCGACCCCTATTTATATCGATTTGCGTATATTGATCAGTTATCCGGATATTACG AAAACTCTGGCAAACTTGCtccttgaaaaaatgaaaggaaTAGATGTAGATGTACTATGTGGAGTTCCATATACTGCCTTACCAGTAGCGACAGCAATATCTTTACAGACCTCTATTCCTATGGTAATGAGGAGACAAGAACAAAAATGCCATGGatcacaaaaattaattgaaggtGTGTTTCACACTGGGGACCGATGTGTTATTGTTGAAGATGTTGTTAACTCTGGAAGCAGTATATTGGAGATGGTTaaagatcttcaggatgaag GATTAAAATGTAAAGACGccattatatttttaaaccgaGAACAAGGAGGTGCAAATTTGTTGCAAAATCAAGGGATTACAATGCATGCATTACTGACATTAAGTCAGTTAGTTGAATATTTGTTCGAAGCCAAATGTATTGATGAAGCAATGGTTCAAACAGTGGCTCACTACATTAATGATAATCAAGTAACTCGGGCAACCATGACAAAAATACCTAACAGagtaaaaatgtcatttttggAAAGGGCAAGTTTGGCTAAAAACCCTGTTGCTTCCAAGTTGTTTCAAATCATGGCTACCAAGCAAACAACTCTGTGTTTAGCTGCTGATTTAACTGACTCAACAAAGATCTTAAACTTAGCTGAACAAGTAGGACCATatatttgtgttttaaaaactcaTATAGATATCATTgaagattttaatgaaaattttcttaaacctTTGAAAGAGATAGCTCAACGTCATAATTTTATCCTCTTTGAAGACAGGAAATTTGCTGATATTGGTAACACAGTTGCTTTACAATACAGCAAAGGCCTTTATAAAATATCTTCTTGGGCAGGGTTAGTAACAGTGCATTCACTATTTGGAAAAGGTGTGCTTGATGCAATTCAAGGCATTGAAAGCGCTAAAGAAACAGGTGTATTCCTTCTTGCTGAAACAAGTGCATCAGAGAGCCTTATAACCGACACATACACAAAAGCCACCCTTGAACTTGCCAGTGAATTCCCTGATCTTGTAGCAGGAATTGTGTGCCAAAATCAGTTATTTTTGGATCACCCAGGAATGATACAATTGACCCCTGGGGTAAAAGTTGGGGACAAAGGTGATACATTGGGTCAAAGATACAACTCACCAGAATATGTAGTGGTAGAAAAAGGTGCTGATATTGCGGTTGTTGGGCGTGGTATTACAGAGGCTAAAGATCCAGTGGTTGCAGCCAAAAATTACAGGGACTTATTATGGCAGAGTTATATCAAACGAATGGAATGTTGA
- the LOC136343109 gene encoding uridine 5'-monophosphate synthase-like isoform X2, which produces MSDHLDLKAFAVKLFNINAVKFGEFKTKLGFATPIYIDLRILISYPDITKTLANLLLEKMKGIDVDVLCGVPYTALPVATAISLQTSIPMVMRRQEQKCHGSQKLIEGVFHTGDRCVIVEDVVNSGSSILEMVKDLQDEGLKCKDAIIFLNREQGGANLLQNQGITMHALLTLSQLVEYLFEAKCIDEAMVQTVAHYINDNQVTRATMTKIPNRVKMSFLERASLAKNPVASKLFQIMATKQTTLCLAADLTDSTKILNLAEQVGPYICVLKTHIDIIEDFNENFLKPLKEIAQRHNFILFEDRKFADIGLVTVHSLFGKGVLDAIQGIESAKETGVFLLAETSASESLITDTYTKATLELASEFPDLVAGIVCQNQLFLDHPGMIQLTPGVKVGDKGDTLGQRYNSPEYVVVEKGADIAVVGRGITEAKDPVVAAKNYRDLLWQSYIKRMEC; this is translated from the exons ATGTCTGACCACCTAGACCTAAAAGCTTTTGCagtgaaattatttaacattaatGCTGTTAAATTCGGTGAATTTAAAACCAAGTTGGGGTTTGCGACCCCTATTTATATCGATTTGCGTATATTGATCAGTTATCCGGATATTACG AAAACTCTGGCAAACTTGCtccttgaaaaaatgaaaggaaTAGATGTAGATGTACTATGTGGAGTTCCATATACTGCCTTACCAGTAGCGACAGCAATATCTTTACAGACCTCTATTCCTATGGTAATGAGGAGACAAGAACAAAAATGCCATGGatcacaaaaattaattgaaggtGTGTTTCACACTGGGGACCGATGTGTTATTGTTGAAGATGTTGTTAACTCTGGAAGCAGTATATTGGAGATGGTTaaagatcttcaggatgaag GATTAAAATGTAAAGACGccattatatttttaaaccgaGAACAAGGAGGTGCAAATTTGTTGCAAAATCAAGGGATTACAATGCATGCATTACTGACATTAAGTCAGTTAGTTGAATATTTGTTCGAAGCCAAATGTATTGATGAAGCAATGGTTCAAACAGTGGCTCACTACATTAATGATAATCAAGTAACTCGGGCAACCATGACAAAAATACCTAACAGagtaaaaatgtcatttttggAAAGGGCAAGTTTGGCTAAAAACCCTGTTGCTTCCAAGTTGTTTCAAATCATGGCTACCAAGCAAACAACTCTGTGTTTAGCTGCTGATTTAACTGACTCAACAAAGATCTTAAACTTAGCTGAACAAGTAGGACCATatatttgtgttttaaaaactcaTATAGATATCATTgaagattttaatgaaaattttcttaaacctTTGAAAGAGATAGCTCAACGTCATAATTTTATCCTCTTTGAAGACAGGAAATTTGCTGATATTG GGTTAGTAACAGTGCATTCACTATTTGGAAAAGGTGTGCTTGATGCAATTCAAGGCATTGAAAGCGCTAAAGAAACAGGTGTATTCCTTCTTGCTGAAACAAGTGCATCAGAGAGCCTTATAACCGACACATACACAAAAGCCACCCTTGAACTTGCCAGTGAATTCCCTGATCTTGTAGCAGGAATTGTGTGCCAAAATCAGTTATTTTTGGATCACCCAGGAATGATACAATTGACCCCTGGGGTAAAAGTTGGGGACAAAGGTGATACATTGGGTCAAAGATACAACTCACCAGAATATGTAGTGGTAGAAAAAGGTGCTGATATTGCGGTTGTTGGGCGTGGTATTACAGAGGCTAAAGATCCAGTGGTTGCAGCCAAAAATTACAGGGACTTATTATGGCAGAGTTATATCAAACGAATGGAATGTTGA